TCTTCTTAATGACAACTTTTCATAAAAGTTTGTTATTACATGCAGATGCTTGCACTGAAGGTAAGGATGCATATTTGTGGAAGCTCTAGCTGCAATATATCTGCAAGTTGCTTTTCTGCGTAACAACAGCTAAAGGTTACCGCATTAGCTTTCTCTACTTCATGAGCTCTGGAacttcattttgatatgcttggTTTTTCCTTGACTAACTGAATATTTTGCTATTGCAATTGCAATGGCCGACTTGTTATCAACTTGAATTCTAGTTGCTACATGCTGTTGCTGCCCCATATCTTGGACAATTTTCCTTAACCATATGGCTGGATTCAAAGTTGCTGCTGAAGTTATGCGCTCTGCTTCTCCAGTGGATTGTGCCACGGTTCTTGCTTCTTGGTCATCGAAGAAAGTGCACCTGAACCGATATCGAACACAACCTGTTGTGCTCTTCATATCATCGACTGAAACAGCCCAGTCACTATCTGAGTAGTCAATTTTCTATAGCCAGTAGCTTCAAACAACACCCCAAAATCAGTCATTCCCCTCACAGATTTAAAGCAGGTGGTTCTGATCAGTTGGGCCTACCACAACTGGGCCACATGGATAGTCTTGAAGGAGTGTCTATGGACTGATGGTAAAGAACAAAGCCCAAAACAATATTTGGGATGGGCAGAGTGATTGACTTGACAAACAGACCCATAGTTACAGCCTTCAATTTCACAGCTGAATCATGCCCAAATTTTGGTATATAGGCCTATATATTAATGGTCAGCAGGTCTGGAAGACATCTAGACCCAAAAGGTGCTATTCAGGTtagatttgtaatttttcttttttctttttaaattttctagtttgtttaatatttttattgcaatttttttttattttcaggttttctAGTTTAGAAAGGtaacaaaatttgaaatttgcgTGGTGATCCTATGCAGTTGCTGTCTTTTGTTGTTTATGTCTGCGTCGATATCTTAGGACTCTCTTAGTTTCCCTAAAAAGTCAGCTTACTCGAAGATTGCATAAACCTTGGAAGAAGGCTTGCCACAAACATCAAATAACGTACACAATAAGGTAAGTGTATCTTGATCATGTTATGTGAAGTGTTGGTATGGGTGAGATTTGATTTCTGGATGTGTGAATTTGGAAAGTTAGTCTATCGAAATCTGTCATGGATTCAAGGATGTGACTCTTTTAAGCTCAAGGAGCTAGATCAAAGCTATTAAAGATGATTCAGTTGAGATTTCATGTCAAACTCCTCTGCCATTAcagatgatttgttttgatgttCAGAAGTATACGCTCAAATGTTCTGCCAGTGATGATtcagaaatataattttgacaATCATAGATATCTTCATTTGCTGTCACACCCACTTGAAATCCActttttataatctattttttcccCTGCATTTCCAAGAAAATTAGTTGTTGCAGCATTGTTGAACTTGCCTCTCCATTGATACCCTCCACCTTTCGGAAAAAGATGAGATACTAGCTACCTAATTGTATAACTAAAATTGTACATTGCACCTAGCTTGATCCTCTGCCAACAACTATAAAACCTGACTCTGTCCCTTCTTTACACATCAAACACTTTTCTAACAAAGATCAAGCTCAATTTACATCAACATTTTTGTATCATTTCTAGCATATAGcccaaaaacataaacatgaaGCAACAGTCAATctcctcattttttattttccttcttttcctcCATTGCACCTATACCTTTGCCCAGTCACCAGCTGCAGCCCCAGCGCAGGCACCAGCAGTGGTTGTGGCACAACCTCCAGCAGCAACCCCAACACAGGCAGCAGCACCACATGGCATCACCAACGTCACCAAAATCCTCGAGAAGGCTGGCCACTTCACGATCTTTATCCGCCTTTTGAGATCCACCCAAGAGGAAAACCACTTATTCTCCGCGCTAAATGATTCAAGCAGTGGTTTAACCATCTTTGCACCAACGGATAGCGCATTTTCGGAACTCAAATCAGGAACTCTCAACACTCTAAGTGATGGAGACAAGTCTGAGTTAGTGAAGTTCCACGTAGTTCCAACATTCCTCTCTACTTCCCAGTTTCAGACTGTAAGTAACCCTCTAGGTACATGGGCTGGAACAGGCAGTAGGTTACCACTTAATGTGACAAGTTATCCAACCTCAGTGAACATAACCACAGGACTTACCAATACAAGTTTATCTGGCACCGTATACACAGACAACCAGCTTGCCATTTATAAGATTGAAAAGGTTCTCCTCCCTAAGGACATTTTTGCTTCTAATGCTCCAGCTCCAGCACCAGTGGCACCTGCACCAGAAAAACCTGCAAAGGCGGTTCCTGCGGCTAATGTTGAGAGTCCTGTGGCTCCTGTGGATATATCCAGTGCAGTTTGGTTTATGCATAATAATGTGGTGGGATCAGTTGGTATAGTTGCTGCTGCAGTGTTTGCTTTGTAATGTCGAGAGTCCTGTGTCTCCTCTTTATGGTTTTTCTGAATTGGGTTGGACTCATGATGGAGTCTGTtgaataattatgaatttatttttaatccagtttttattatttaatttttgacgTTGTGATTAAGAttgaatttgagtttttatttattttcttggtcaAATTGGAACAAATTTATGTATGTGGAAGCATTTGATTATGGATAATTATTCATTAATCTTCTTTATTAGGTACTAATCACTGCCCATTAATCTTGATTtagtaaatttcattttttactctCATCTAATCATTTTCCTAGCTTTTGGTTAGTAAATGTTGGCTGGATTTCTGGGAAATGTAGTTGTTCAGGGCTGTAATTTTTGCTTGCAAGATGTTGGCATCTGTTTCTTGAGCATAGCTGGTTCTGGAGGATGTTTTTAGGATTAGTTCCTCTGAGGATAGTTCTTCTGATGGAGAGCAAAGGGGAGGTCAGCTAAGAGGGGTGAGCACGGGGCAAAATATCATGATAGTAGAGGAGAGAAAACACGCAGGAAAGCTGAAGAAAAGAAGCAAGCAAGgttagaagaaagagagaaagcaaagaAACGAGAATGCAGGAGTCTTGAGGGTAAAAGCAATGAGAGGAGCAGAGAAACAGAGAAGAGGAAATATGCCACACTTCTTCTCATTAGATTAACTGATATAAATACAAGGGATTGTAACAGACTAGAAGCTTATCCCTGAGGATAAGTGTGCAgcttaaaatacaaattcaaaatttaaacaaactGAACCTGTTACAAAAATGCATGATAAGGAATCGGGAGACTTCTCTAATAGAGGGAACGTAGGAAGCTGAGGGATGAGATAATGTCAGAGATAATTTCAGATAATAATCCATTGAGAATTGTTTACCAAAACTCTCAACCTATTTAAAGCTCTTAAGTTATAGGAAAAGAGATGTTCTGTTTAAGCCATTTTGTGACAGTTTTCTTGGTAACCTTACATTCTGGGTAGAGCCATGATCATGCTCTATCTTTTATAACTATTTTCTGGCGCACCCAAATTTTGTTTAGTAGCGTCTTTTAGTACATTTTCAATGCTATTCTCTCCCTCTGGAGCCTAGTAGCATTCTGTGTAGTCATTTTGAGTACGTTAATTTTTGTGGTCAAAACTGTGTGTTTAggtgagttttaaaaatatatttggtatgaaaaaacattaaattaatgctttttagtgctgtcaaaaataaaaaaaaaatcagattgaaTTACTCTTAACAACAAACTAAGTCTGTCTCAGATCCAACAGAACTTCAGAAAAATGGATTGATAGGAACTTGACCAGGCTCATTGAAGGACCATACTTGTTTGACTTGTTCGCGTGGTTGTTATGGGTACTGATCCATAGTCTTCTCATCTCTTCGTCAAAGTTGGCCCTCCATTATGGAAATTTGGTGAGTCTCTCACATACGCTTTTCAGTTGTCTTTTCAGTGGAAAATATGGCAAGGGAGAAGAAATTATTGATGAACTGGAAATTACAAAGCGATACACCCACAAGTGTGTCCCACGTCAATTACAATATCTCCCATTGAATTTATTGATGAACTctcaaattgttaaaaaaaactttcgagattaaagtttatttcataaaacTCTTTGCTTTTTATTGCCCTTTATTTACTTTCATAGTCAATTGACATTCTAGAGACCTTTATCCCTTCATAGTATACACAAGGCAGTGAGCATGTGAACGTAGGACTTTCCAGTTAATGTCGCAAACTATATATGATATGGAAAGGGGAAAGAAAGTTCAATTGGAATTTTATCAGAAATTAGACTACCGTGTCAAGCACGAGAGCCATCATAGTCTAGTTAATTTCAACTTAATTAGAGAAGAGATGTAATAttcaatgaatattttttatataaaaaaattcaaatcatgtTTTCCTTCCTATAAATACCTCTCCATGGAAGAGCCTAATCTACCATAGCAAACCATATCCTATATCTCTTGAAAACACACCATGACGACGTCCTTGCTAAACAAACCATTCTTCTCGTTCTTTCTCCACATCCTGTTTTTGCTCCTTCACATATTCAACTTTTCTTCTTACTTTACTTTAGCTGAACACACTCCCTCCACAACTTCACTGTTTGGTAATAATACAGAAGCTGGGGCTCTTCTCGAATGGAAAGCCAGTCTTGACAACCAAAGTCAATCTCTCCTTTCTTCCTGGGTCGGCATTAGCCCATGCATTAACTGGATTGGAATCACTTGTGACAATTCTGGAAGCGTCACCAATTTGAGCCTTGCAGACTTTGGCTTGAGAGGTACGCTTTATGATTTCAACTTCTCCTCCTTCCGTAATCTTTTTGTTCTTGACCTTCAGAACAATTCTCTTTCTGGAACCATCCCACATGAAATTGGAAAGTTGACGTCTCTTTTCGTTATTTCATTAGCTAAAAATAATCTCACTGGTTTCATCCCATTCTCAATTGGAAACTTGACAAGTCTATCCATACTCTATTTTTGGGGTAACAAACTCTCCGGTTCCATTCCTCAAGAAATTGGATTGCTAGAGTCTCTCAATCAACTTGACTTATCAAGTAATGTTTTAACCGGTAGAATCCCTTATTCCATTGGAAATTTGAGAAACTTATCTTACCTTCACCTTCTTGACAACCAACTCTCTGGTCCCATCCCTTCTTCTATTGGGAATATGACCATGCTCATTGATGTATcactatatcaaaataatctcacTGGCTTGATACCATCCTCTATTGGAAACTTGAGAAACCTATTCATACTCTATCTTTGGGGCAATAAACTCTCCGGTCCTATTCCTCAAGAAATTGGGTTGTTAGAGTCTCTCAATGAACTTAGCTTGTCCAGTAATCTTTTAACCGGTAAAATCCCTTATTCCATTGGAAACTTGAGAAACTTATATTCCCTTGAGCTTTCTCTTAACCAACTCTCTGGTCCAATTCCTTTTTCTATTGGAAACATGACCATGCTCATTGTTTTAGAACTAGATCAAAATAATCTCACTGGTTTCATCCCCTCCTCCATTGGAAACTTGAGAAATCTATCCAAACTCTATCTTTGTTGTAACAAACTCTCTGGTTCTATTCCTCATGAAATTGGATTGCTAGAGTTTCTTAGTGAACTTACCCTGCAAAGTAATGTTTTAACCGGTGGAATCCCTAATTCAATTGGAAACATGACAATGCTTACTGAACTTATTCTAagtcaaaataatttatctggACGTGTTCCTTCAGAAATAGGACAACTTAGATCCCTTGTGGACTTGAGATTACTTGAGAACAAACTTCATGGCCCATTGCCCTTAGAGATGAACAATCTCACCCATTTGAATACTTTGTCTTTGGCTATCAACGAATTCACGGGTCATTTGCCACAAGAGTTATTCCATGGAGGAGTATTGGAAAACTTTTCTGTTGCCTACAACTATTTCTCAGGTCCAATCCcgaaaagtttgaaaaactgTACTAGTTTACACCGAGTAAGACTTGAATCGAATCAATTAACAGGAAATGTTTATGAGGTTTTTGGTGTCTATCAACATCTGGATTATATTGATTTGagttacaataatttttatggtgAGCTTTCTTCAAAATGGGGAGATTGTCGTAGCATGACAAGccttaaaatctcaaacaataaTGTTTCTGGTGAGATACCACCAGAGCTTGGGAAGGCTACTCAATTACGCTTGATTGATCTGTCATCAAATCAGTTAAAAGGAACCATCCCAAAAGATTTAGGGGGGTTGAAGTTGTTGTACAAGCTTATTCTTAACAACAACCATCTTTCAGGTGCCATTCCCTTGGATATTAAGATGCTTTCCAATCTTCAAACCCTTAATTTAGCATCTAATAATCTGAGTGGATTGATTCCAAAACAACTTGGGGAATGCTCAAATTTATTGTTGCTGACCCTCAGCGGTAATAAATTTAGAGAAAGCATTCCAGGTGAGATAGGCTTTCTactttctcttcaagttcttgatCTTAGCTGCAACTTCCTGACTCGAGAGATACCGAGGCAACTTGAGCAACTGCAAAAGTTGGAAACTCTGAATGTCTCTCACAACATGCTTTCTGGACGGATTCCGAGCACTTTCAAAGAAATGTTAAGCTTAACAACTGTGGATATATCATCCAATAAGCTACAAGGCCCCATTCCCGATATCAAAGCTTTCCACAACGCTTCATTTGAGGCATTAAGGGATAATATGGGTATATGTGGCAACGCCAGTGGTCTAAAGCCATGCAATCTTCCAAAAAACAGCAAAACGGTTAAGAGAAAGAGCAACAAACTTGTGATTTTGATTGTACTCCCTCTTTTAGGAAGCTTGCTTTTAGTGTTTGTTGTGATTGGAGCTTTATTCATTCTCCGCCAAAGAGCTAGGAAGAGAAAAGATGAGCCGGAAAATGAGCAAGATCGAAACATATTCACGATATTGGGCCATGATGGGAAGAAGTTGTATGAGAATATCGTTGAAGCTACAGAGGAATTCAACTCCAACTACTGCATCGGCGAAGGAGGATATGGAACTGTTTATAAAGCCGTGATGCCAACAGAACAGGTGGTTGCTGTGAAGAAACTTCACCGGTCACAAACAGAAAAGTTGTCCGATTTTAAAGCTTTTGAAAAGGAAGTTTGTGTGTTGGCAAATATTCGACATCGAAATATTGTGAAAATGTATGGATTTTGCTCACATGCAAAGCAttcttttttggtttatgaGTTCATTGAAAGAGGAAGCTTGAGAAAGATTATAACCAGTGAGGAACAAGCAATTGAGTTCGATTGGATGAAAAGGCTAAATGTTGTGAAAGGGGTGGTCGGAGCTTTATCCTACCTGCACCATTCTTCCTGTCCTCCAATCATTCATCGAGACATTACCAGCAATAATATCCTTCTGGACTTGGAATATGAAGCACACGTATCCGACTTTGGCACAGCTAGAATGTTGATGCCTGACTCATCCAATTGGACCTCATTTGCAGGTACTTTTGGATATACTGCTCCAGGTGCGTAGCTTTATTTCAACATCAAGTTACTAATGTGTTATAGTGAAAATAATAGTgcttttttagcttttattataAAGTCTTTTCTTTCAACTATTTGATTAAAACTAagcataatcaatttttttaatttggcagAGCTAGCTTACACAATGAAAGTGACTGAAAAATGTGATGTCTATAGCTTCGGAGTGGTAACAATGGAGGTGATGACAGGAAGGCACCCAGGCGACCTCATTTCAGCACTCTTATCACCAGGATCTTCGTCGTCATCATCGATGCCACCGATTACTCAACATGCACTATTGAAGGATGTGTTAGACCAACGCATCTCACTTCCTAAAAAAGGAGCAGCAGAGGGCGTTGTCCACATGATGAAAATTGCACTTGCATGCTTGCATCCCAATCCCCAATCTCGGCCTACAatggaaaaaatttatttggatcTTACAGCTAAGTGGCCTCCACTGCCGAAGGCATTTTGCACAATAAGTTTGGGAGATCTCTTCTCATAGTGTTTAGCTACTTCTTTACAATTGTCAATTGgaacaataaatttttgtaatatgaatttcatcatcaaactttatttctttcaaattatgtTGGCACTGTTTTATacattagaatttatttttctttgcatgATGTCACATATATGAAGGGTTTGAGAATTTTCTGactttaaattgaaaatcaatactatggaataaaattttaagttatcgctaaaaaaattaaaagagcaataactaaaataaaataaaaactattcatTGTGAAAAAGGTatagacaagttttttttttttctttttgagaatTGATGATAGATTTTGCCGAAGTCTTATCAAACACTCGCtatcaaattcaagaaacaagAACTTCCGTAGGCAAAATAATCAACCGTAAGAAGCTAGCAACAAGACCCACCCAAAGAATTTCCAACCCAAAGAACACGATAACAGTCTATTGGTTGGTGAAACTTTCATTGTGGAATCTTGTAGATCCATGTACTCCTTCAATGTGCCTGTCTGTGACTTTTTTTGGACGGAAAGTAGAATcaacaaatgaaaaacatagAGACAGCTAATTGCTCCACCCATTAATATTCACAGCTAATTGTGATATATATTTGCCCTCATTCCCAATACTATCGATAAAGGCTACCATTCAACCATGATTGAAGCTTCAATAATATCGTTTTGTGACATCTGCTTCAATAATATCGTTTATTAACAatctcttccaaaaaaaaaaagagagattgttaacaaactaaaaaaaaataagaagaaaaatgaaaaaagacaaCATACCTGAGGATAAGAAGAGAAGATGATCCTTGATTTCGGctaaaaatgagagagagaagaagatcaAGTCTCGTTTGTTCTGATTCTGGTCTTATAATTTAGTATTACTAACGAAATTACAGacaaaacattaaatattaatatttttaatattttcatcggtGATGTCGTTTGtaaagtcaaattaaaatttaatggtcTTGGTATCTGGATGCTTTTTGCCATTGGAATCACAAACGTaacattatatattaatatttccaCCGGATTCTGTTGATATggtcaaatgaaaattttcaacttgcacaattttttttagaaaactctcTAAATATTATCAACAACTTTTcattccatcggtgatttcaTTTGGAAACAAAAGTGAacagtcaaaaaaaaaataattatcagcGCATTGAGAAGTGAACAGTTTCATAGCTCTCGGGAAAATACCGACAGACATACTATGTCGGTATACACGTTGTGTCGGTATACCCATGTGTAGTGAACAATAATTATCAACGCATTGAGAAGTAAACAGTCTCATAGCTCTCgggaaaatattgatgaaaatattccATCAGTATACCTGTGTGTAATGTACATTCCATCGATGTAAAACATTATATGATGCcaaattgtatttgtatttcCTATATCTTCATCGTGCAAGTACTTAAATTCACAActacacacacaacacaataaaatcatttcacatcaccataataaaataaatatttccttGTCATTTGgtaataaattaacatcattgtCATTATATTAAAGTGAATTTCGTCCATGAAaattacattatagtttatgGCACTACACATTTGTGTTGTGTAAATTAATCgaaattgttttcttcttcgtcAATTGACTTATCCTCATCTCCATCGCAATCTTCTACATTGATTTCATcgctatcatcatcttcattgactTGCGTATGTCATCTGAAGCTTAAAACATCATTCAATTTCTCAACgtaacatcaacatcaacatcaacaaaaatattatcggTGATGCGAAAATTTAAGTTTTCTTCCAAGTCATTAgatggagcaactcgatatgaaTCAACTAATTCACTAAGTTGAAAGACATAATCTCCCACTGTTAATTCATCGTTGTTATCCTAAACAACCTTGAAATGACCATTGGGTTTGATTTTCACTACAGATAACAAATCAACTCTTGAACGACCCTTTCTAAAGGAAAGGGatatatgtgtaataaacttgttaacaTTGCTTggtgaaaacaaaaacatcgtTGACATTGCGGAGTCtagcatttcaattaatttcaactAAACCATGATGAGAATCTACTATGACTTCTCTGTTAGTGGTGTCATACTAATAGcacttgaataaaaatattttattttgcttgctataatattgcaattcaatGATCTTTTCTAACTTTCCGTAGTAgtcaatttcaaatttattaaaagtcgATCTCTTAATACAAACCTCATTATTATATGTCTTTCTAATCTGCACATATTCCTCAGTATAAAACACTTGTCTAATGATGAAATACCAGTTGTAACACTTCACCTTTCTTTCAGGACCCGAACTTagtaaaaatgaaatattaCTAGCATTATCTCCCAGTTGATAAACCTGGTACATGAAGTACAACCATGAATAGTTAATGAGTAATTGAAAGATTTAGGATTCAGTCAACTGTGAGTTTTGGAATAGTAAAAATTAACGATGTTGCCCATAAAAAAGTCAACAATGTATCAGTTTATGATATTATAAgagataaattattcaaaaataatgacatgttaagtagtatacttactgaataaaaagtttcaattcatcGCAGTTAAATATCACATAATTATGTGTTTGTCTGAATTTAATttctgacaaatatcttccttcACAATATTTTTTGGCACGGGTCGTCCAAGAtgagagaa
This genomic interval from Populus nigra chromosome 11, ddPopNigr1.1, whole genome shotgun sequence contains the following:
- the LOC133668826 gene encoding fasciclin-like arabinogalactan protein 12 — its product is MKQQSISSFFIFLLFLHCTYTFAQSPAAAPAQAPAVVVAQPPAATPTQAAAPHGITNVTKILEKAGHFTIFIRLLRSTQEENHLFSALNDSSSGLTIFAPTDSAFSELKSGTLNTLSDGDKSELVKFHVVPTFLSTSQFQTVSNPLGTWAGTGSRLPLNVTSYPTSVNITTGLTNTSLSGTVYTDNQLAIYKIEKVLLPKDIFASNAPAPAPVAPAPEKPAKAVPAANVESPVAPVDISSAVWFMHNNVVGSVGIVAAAVFAL
- the LOC133668293 gene encoding probable leucine-rich repeat receptor-like protein kinase At1g35710 gives rise to the protein MTTSLLNKPFFSFFLHILFLLLHIFNFSSYFTLAEHTPSTTSLFGNNTEAGALLEWKASLDNQSQSLLSSWVGISPCINWIGITCDNSGSVTNLSLADFGLRGTLYDFNFSSFRNLFVLDLQNNSLSGTIPHEIGKLTSLFVISLAKNNLTGFIPFSIGNLTSLSILYFWGNKLSGSIPQEIGLLESLNQLDLSSNVLTGRIPYSIGNLRNLSYLHLLDNQLSGPIPSSIGNMTMLIDVSLYQNNLTGLIPSSIGNLRNLFILYLWGNKLSGPIPQEIGLLESLNELSLSSNLLTGKIPYSIGNLRNLYSLELSLNQLSGPIPFSIGNMTMLIVLELDQNNLTGFIPSSIGNLRNLSKLYLCCNKLSGSIPHEIGLLEFLSELTLQSNVLTGGIPNSIGNMTMLTELILSQNNLSGRVPSEIGQLRSLVDLRLLENKLHGPLPLEMNNLTHLNTLSLAINEFTGHLPQELFHGGVLENFSVAYNYFSGPIPKSLKNCTSLHRVRLESNQLTGNVYEVFGVYQHLDYIDLSYNNFYGELSSKWGDCRSMTSLKISNNNVSGEIPPELGKATQLRLIDLSSNQLKGTIPKDLGGLKLLYKLILNNNHLSGAIPLDIKMLSNLQTLNLASNNLSGLIPKQLGECSNLLLLTLSGNKFRESIPGEIGFLLSLQVLDLSCNFLTREIPRQLEQLQKLETLNVSHNMLSGRIPSTFKEMLSLTTVDISSNKLQGPIPDIKAFHNASFEALRDNMGICGNASGLKPCNLPKNSKTVKRKSNKLVILIVLPLLGSLLLVFVVIGALFILRQRARKRKDEPENEQDRNIFTILGHDGKKLYENIVEATEEFNSNYCIGEGGYGTVYKAVMPTEQVVAVKKLHRSQTEKLSDFKAFEKEVCVLANIRHRNIVKMYGFCSHAKHSFLVYEFIERGSLRKIITSEEQAIEFDWMKRLNVVKGVVGALSYLHHSSCPPIIHRDITSNNILLDLEYEAHVSDFGTARMLMPDSSNWTSFAGTFGYTAPELAYTMKVTEKCDVYSFGVVTMEVMTGRHPGDLISALLSPGSSSSSSMPPITQHALLKDVLDQRISLPKKGAAEGVVHMMKIALACLHPNPQSRPTMEKIYLDLTAKWPPLPKAFCTISLGDLFS